The following proteins come from a genomic window of Pirellulales bacterium:
- a CDS encoding type II toxin-antitoxin system HicB family antitoxin, producing the protein MTSRRYTVFLEAQSDGGYHAAWPALPGCHSEGDTLDEATANIREAIEVYVESMFAHNEAPPIEDVV; encoded by the coding sequence ATGACGAGCCGACGCTACACGGTATTCTTAGAAGCACAATCGGATGGCGGATATCACGCCGCATGGCCGGCCCTGCCAGGTTGCCACTCGGAAGGCGACACGCTCGACGAAGCGACCGCCAACATTCGCGAGGCGATCGAGGTCTACGTCGAAAGCATGTTCGCTCACAACGAAGCGCCACCTATCGAAGACGTGGTTTGA
- a CDS encoding HAD family hydrolase, whose protein sequence is MFDIDGTLTQSDDVDADCYAQAVAEVLNLPQIDRDWSRYQHVTDSGIATEIIVSHFGRMPIRGDVERIRDRFVELLHQALCANRISCSPIPGALSMLSALSARDDLAVALATGGWARSAQLKLRMAGFNVETIAFSSADDSTQREQIMSIAHARALERCGREEFESVIYVGDGLWDLQASRRLGIPFIAVANGDHSRKLRAHGAQFILPDFRDCGRFLEMLQSVQSAHRGR, encoded by the coding sequence ATGTTCGATATCGATGGCACGCTGACGCAATCCGACGATGTCGACGCGGATTGCTATGCTCAGGCGGTAGCGGAAGTGCTGAACCTGCCGCAGATCGATCGCGACTGGTCGCGGTATCAACACGTAACGGACTCCGGCATCGCCACGGAGATCATTGTGTCGCACTTTGGCCGCATGCCGATTCGTGGCGACGTGGAGCGGATCCGGGATCGATTCGTAGAGCTGCTGCATCAGGCTCTTTGCGCGAATCGGATTTCGTGCTCGCCAATCCCCGGCGCTTTGAGCATGCTCTCAGCGCTGTCGGCGAGAGACGATCTGGCCGTCGCTTTGGCCACAGGGGGATGGGCGCGATCGGCGCAACTCAAACTTCGCATGGCCGGCTTCAACGTTGAAACAATTGCATTTTCCTCGGCCGACGATTCGACGCAGCGCGAACAGATCATGTCGATCGCTCATGCACGTGCGCTCGAACGTTGCGGAAGAGAGGAATTTGAATCGGTCATCTATGTCGGGGACGGCTTGTGGGACTTGCAAGCAAGCCGGCGGCTCGGCATCCCCTTCATTGCGGTCGCAAACGGAGATCATTCGCGGAAACTAAGAGCGCACGGCGCGCAATTCATCTTACCCGATTTCCGAGATTGCGGGCGATTCCTCGAGATGCTTCAGTCCGTTCAATCGGCGCACCGCGGACGCTGA